Proteins found in one Magnolia sinica isolate HGM2019 chromosome 5, MsV1, whole genome shotgun sequence genomic segment:
- the LOC131245270 gene encoding NAC domain-containing protein 73-like — translation MTWTKDCGEDGRDGRAIDGKSEEEEHRIKSCPSCGHRILCHEQAAIHELPGLPAGVKFDPTDQELLEHLEGKVRSDICKLHPLIDEFIPTLEGENGICYTHPEKLPGVSRDGLIRHFFHRPSKAYTTGTRKRRKVHTDAQGGETRWHKTGKTRPVFVGGKLKGYKKILVLYTNYGKQRKPEKTNWVMHQYHLGSNEDEKDGELVVSKVFYQTQPRQCGSGTKDSKSHDGHDSIALKDTGIVDYYNPSIISYDQGTHDRVNPHQLLTNFVVHADGASFLP, via the exons ATGACATGGACCAAAGATTGCGGCGAGGACGGTCGCGATGGTCGAGCGATCGATGGAAAATCCGAGGAAGAAGAACATCGGATCAAAAGCTGCCCATCATGCGGCCATCGAATCCTATGCCACGAACAG GCGGCAATTCATGAACTGCCTGGGCTGCCTGCGGGAGTGAAGTTCGATCCGACGGACCAAGAGCTTCTTGAGCATTTGGAAGGAAAGGTGCGGTCTGATATTTGTAAGCTTCATCCACTCATTGATGAATTCATCCCTACACTCGAAGGAGAGAATGGGATTTGTTACACTCACCCAGAGAAGCTTCCag GAGTGAGTAGAGACGGCCTAATCCGCCACTTCTTCCATCGCCCTTCCAAGGCTTACACCACAGGAACCAGGAAGCGTAGGAAGGTGCACACGGACGCACAAGGTGGCGAGACCCGGTGGCACAAGACAGGCAAAACTCGGCCCGTTTTTGTGGGTGGGAAGCTGAAGGGCTACAAGAAGATCCTAGTCCTCTACACCAACTACGGCAAGCAGCGAAAGCCTGAGAAGACGAATTGGGTGATGCACCAATACCATCTTGGTTCCAATGAAGACGAGAAGGATGGGGAGTTAGTAGTCTCCAAAGTGTTCTACCAGACCCAGCCCAGGCAATGTGGTTCAGGTACTAAGGACTCCAAGAGCCACGATGGGCATGATAGCATTGCTCTCAAGGACACTGGGATTGTCGATTACTATAACCCGTCGATCATATCCTACGATCAAGGGACCCACGATAGGGTGAACCCTCATCAGCTCTTAACAAACTTCGTTGTACATGCTGATGGTGCTTCATTTCTACCTTAA
- the LOC131245268 gene encoding serine/threonine-protein kinase-like protein ACR4 encodes MVSTLAYDLMVAIVCSALFALIVFLVLVIIFKKRSVKFKPEENISISIRPCAYMYHLTDIDAATDGFNHRCVLGRGRLGTVYGAVLATGDAVIVKRIHPHLVLSNAGSSFSSVIRSLSLLAHPHVVPIVGYSEAPGERIIMMELMGMKSLDFHLHQNSEASTTLLDWGRRIRIAAGAARGLEYLHEGTAPSVVHGSIKPSNILIDLNLDARISDYGLSFLAPQDWGGLVGYLDPEYWIEKGGVCKASDVYAFGVVLLELLSGRSCDEGMIVQWALPLIKKSRVVEVLDPILVKPLDMKPLARLAKVASACVSNTRKNRPSIAQVATILNNLQL; translated from the coding sequence atggtGTCCACACTTGCTTATGACCTTATGGTGGCAATCGTCTGCTCAGCGCTCTTCGCCCTCATCGTCTTCCTAGTCCTTGTCATCATCTTCAAGAAGAGATCCGTGAAATTCAAACCCGAAGAAAACATCTCCATCTCCATCAGGCCATGTGCATACATGTACCATCTAACAGACATCGACGCTGCCACCGATGGATTCAACCATCGCTGTGTTCTTGGAAGGGGCCGCCTAGGGACTGTCTATGGTGCAGTCTTAGCAACTGGTGATGCAGTCATCGTAAAGCGGATCCATCCACACCTAGTCCTAAGCAATGCTGGCTCGAGCTTCTCCTCCGTTATCAGGTCTCTCTCGTTGTTAGCCCACCCTCACGTGGTTCCCATCGTCGGCTACTCTGAGGCCCCAGGAGAGCGAATCATCATGATGGAGTTGATGGGAATGAAGAGCTTGGATTTTCATCTACACCAAAATTCTGAGGCCTCGACGACTCTCTTAGATTGGGGCCGCCGCATACGTATCGCCGCTGGGGCTGCACGTGGGCTTGAGTACTTGCATGAGGGTACTGCGCCAAGCGTAGTACATGGGTCCATCAAACCGTCCAACATCTTGATAGATTTGAATTTGGACGCTCGGATCAGTGACTATGGTCTCTCTTTCTTGGCACCCCAAGATTGGGGAGGGCTTGTTGGGTATTTGGATCCAGAGtattggattgaaaagggtggtGTGTGCAAGGCCAGTGATGTGTATGCGTTTGGTGTAGTTTTATTAGAGCTCTTGAGTGGCAGGAGCTGTGATGAAGGGATGATTGTTCAGTGGGCCTTGCCTCTAATCAAGAAATCAAGGGTGGTGGAGGTTTTGGACCCTATTCTAGTAAAGCCCCTTGACATGAAACCCCTTGCGAGATTGGCTAAGGTCGCTTCAGCTTGTGTGAGCAATACAAGGAAAAACAGACCATCTATAGCTCAAGTGGCTACTATTTTGAACAATCTACAGCTTTAA